A single Chanos chanos chromosome 8, fChaCha1.1, whole genome shotgun sequence DNA region contains:
- the dgat1b gene encoding diacylglycerol O-acyltransferase 1b has translation MGDKDKFGATLRRRATITAAKGESKQLNGTNATSVSNSSGKAKRKIQESFTTDSLNEHGKQKNASYDKMRCHKMQESMLSSASGFRNYRGILNWCVVMLVLNNARLFLENLLRYGILVDPIQVVSLFLKDPYSWPAACLVIVSNLFIIVALYTERKLAMGSFGEKYGLLIHSINLSVILCFPVITVLKLPSITPAGGLFALGVYTVLFLKLYSYKDVNRWCRERRHTKARSLCRSLSCPSGQSSENGGQTHVSYPGNLSLRDMYYFIFAPTLCYELNFPRSERIRIGFLLRRLFEMLLLTQLLVGLTQQWMVPIIRSSMKPFKDMDLSRIIERLLRLALPNHLIWLIFFYWFFHSSMNFVAELLRFGDREFYRDWWNSETVTYFWQNWNIPVHKWCLRHFYKPMLRKGVSKWVGQSAVFFASAFFHEYLVSVPLRMFRLWAFMGMMAQLPLAWFVGRYLRGNYGNAAVWLSLIIGQPIAVLMYVHDYYVNNYQDEPLEVEAL, from the exons ATGGGTGACAAGGACAAATTCGGGGCCACGCTCAGAAGAAGGGCGActattactgcagcaaaaggaGAGTCTAAACAACTAAATGGAACTAATGCAACAAGTGTCAGCAATAGCAGTGGCAAAGCAAAGCGCAAGATTCAAGAATCATTCACAACGGACTCGCTGAATgaacatggaaaacaaaaaaacgcttCCTACGATAAAATGAG atgtCACAAAATGCAAGAGTCGATGCTGAGTTCTGCAAGTGGTTTTAGAAATTACAGAGGCATTCTGAACTGGTGTGTTGTTATGCTA GTCCTTAACAATGCACGGCTTTTCTTGGAAAACCTCCTTAG GTATGGGATTTTAGTGGACCCTATCCAGGTGGTGTCTCTGTTCTTGAAGGACCCGTACAGCTGGCCTGCAGCATGCCTCGTCATCG tcTCAAATCTGTTCATCATTGTGGCGCTATACACCGAAAGAAAATTAGCCATG GGGAGTTTCGGTGAGAAATACGGGCTACTGATTCATTCCATCAATCTGTCAGTTATCCTGTGTTTCCCCGTGATCACCGTGTTGAAACTGCCCTCCATAACCCCAG CCGGCGGACTGTTTGCTCTGGGGGTCTACACTGTCCTCTTCTTAAAACTCTACTCCTACAAAGACGTGAACAGGtggtgcagagagaggagacacactAAGGCTCGAAGTCTGTGCAGATCTCTCTCCT GTCCATCGGGTCAGTCGAGTGAAAATGGAGGACAGACGCATGTCTCTTATCCTGGgaatctgtctctcagag ataTGTATTACTTTATTTTTGCTCCGACACTCTGCTACGAGCTGAACTTTCCCCGCTCTGAGCGGATACGCATTGGCTTCCTGCTAAGACGACTCTTTGAAATG TTACTTCTCACACAGTTACTGGTCGGCTTAACACAACAg TGGATGGTGCCAATCATACGCAGTTCAATGAAGCCATTCAAG GACATGGACCTCTCCAGAATCATTGAGCGTCTCTTGAGACTGGCA CTGCCCAACCACTTGATCTGGTTGATATTCTTCTACTGGTTTTTCCACTCCTCCATGAACTTTGTGGCTGAGCTCTTGAGGTTTGGAGATCGGGAGTTTTACAGAGACTGGTG GAATTCAGAGACAGTAACATATTTCTGGCAAAACTGGAACATTCCTGTTCACAAATGGTGCCTTAG GCATTTCTACAAGCCCATGCTGAGAAAAGGTGTCAGTAAATGGGTTGGACAGTCTGCTGTATTCTTCGCTTCAGCCTTCTTTCACGAG TACCTGGTCAGCGTACCACTACGGATGTTCAGGCTCTGGGCATTTATGGGAATGATGGCTCAG CTCCCTTTGGCCTGGTTCGTTGGCCGATACCTCAGGGGAAACTATGGAAATGCAGCGGTGTGGCTCTCTCTGATCATTGGCCAGCCCATTGCAGTTCTGATGTACGTTCACGACTATTATGTCAATAACTATCAGGATGAACCGCTGGAGGTTGAAGCTCTGTAG